The genomic stretch GCGCGCGGCGTTGTTGTCGGGCAAGGAGTAGTGCGCGGGCGAATCGTTGACCACGGAAGGCCAGGGAGGACGCGGCACGATTGATGGCATGCTTGCGGGCAGCGGATGCACCGAGCTGGCACGTAGGCCAGCGCCGGAGGCGTTTGGTACTGCGCGCAGCCGCGGCGGTCGATTGCCGACGCGACTTGCGCCACGCGCGGCGCCGGCCGGCGCGACGCGGGCACCGCGCCTCGACCACGACCGTCGCCGCAACTCCTTGCCCGACAAGCGGCAGTGCCATTCGGGTCTGGCCTTGTTGCGGCCCGCCGATACCGTACCTGAGAGGGGATTCGGCGCAGCGCGCCGCGCGACCGGTCGCGTGCGGGACCGGCAGATACGCGCTGCGCGCCGTGCGCGCGTTGAATAAAAACAGAACGATTTGGACGCGCAGCGCGCTGCGCACTGCCGTCACGTAAGGATGTGGCAAGCACGCGCGGGACTTGGCGGGATAAAAAGTCGTTGGTGCCGCCCGGAAAGCGGTGATGAATGCCGGCCGCGTGGTGCGTCGTGCTCGGGGCCGATCGTGCCCGCGCCAGATTCTCGGCAAAAACGGCGTCAAGGCATCTACGCGTGGTGCCTCGCGCTCGGGGCCGATCCTGCCCGCGCCGCGCCAGGTTTTTGCAACCTCGCGCCGCGCGCGAAACGGGACCATGGGAGAAGTCCAATTACCGACTCCGCAACGTATGCCCCACGCGCTGCAACAAATCCCGCACCCATCACGAAGGCCCTTGGGATCGTCGTGACTTCGGTTTTCGGCACGGCTTCGCCAAGGTTGAGCGTAGTTGGCATGCTACCGGCGTGGCCGACACGAGAACCCTCCAAGCCAGCCATACGGTAGGAACCACATAGGCGGACGATCGACGGCGGTCGGTCGGCGGCGGAGCGACGTCAAGAGTGCCGATGCCGGAACTTTTCTCCAGCCAAGGGCGTCCAATAGATTGTCAGTGGTCCGTGGCGAGTGTGGCACGGTCGGGAGACTGGCATCCATCTATAGGGGGCGGTTGTGCAACTTGCACCAAACTCGTCAGTGGTCAGTGGCGCGGTTCGGGCAGGGGAGCGTGAAGGCGTTGGGGCCGATCGGCGTCGTCGTGGGCCCGATGATCGTCGCCTTCCTGCAGGCCCTGCTGAAGATGGTCCAGATCGAGCTGGAGCACCTGGGCGACTGACGAAGCAAAGGAGGGCGACTGGCGCTCGGTTGATGGATCGAGGCTCACCTTCGAGAAATGGGGGCCTGGGCAACCCAACAACAAGCAGGCTGCGGAGCACTATCTTTTGCTCTGGGTCACGGGGGCGGTCTGGTGCGACCAACCGGATCGCTCAAAACAACACGTGGCCTACTTTGTGTGTGAATGGGATGCGGGCGCCGACCTTGAATCGCGCGACGGCAAAGCCGCGGCGCGCGACTTGCCCGCAAACGTGGAGACCAATGGCCGCGACGCGTTCCAACCGCGCACGGTCTGGACAAAAGACGGTCCCAAATCGGAATTGACCGTGCTCAGCCGCCGGGGCGAGAGCTTCACGGCCAAATATGAGTTCGCGGGCGGCCTCGTGCGGCAGATCAAGGGAACCGTGAAAGATGGTCGGGTTTCGTGGCTGGCGAAAGATGTAAGTTCAACCGGTAAACCAGGCGGCGATAACGACGGGCTGCTGGCAAGCGATGAGACGGGCGAAAGAATCGATTTTGTCTGGAAGGACGATTCCACCGGAGCCTCGGGCACTTATACGTTGTGTCTGGTCAAGCAATAGCAGCGCGGTGGACCGTGTGTCGAGCATGGCATTAATGCTTCGCCCACACTTGCCGCACGGCTTCCGGAGTGTCGGCATGTTTGACGCTCGCCAACGGCGCATTGCGTTTGGTGTCGCTCGCGGGCTGAGGTAGAATTCAAGGTGCGCGGCGCGTCAACCAGGTCGATTGCTGCGGAACGAAGTGAGCATCGAGGATGATCGTCAAACCAGAATCGGCTTTATTGAACGTCGGCAGCTATCCGATCGATGACGCGGCCAGATTGCTGGGCGTTCCGAGGGCCACGGTTCGTCGGTGGTTGCAGTTGCTGATCGATGATCGGTCATCGCCCGCTCAAAACCGCACGGTTAGCTTTGCTGAATTACTGGCACTTCACATCGTGAAGTTGTTTCGCGATGCAGGCGTTCCTCTATCGATCGTCAAACGGTTGTCGCAAGCCGCAGGCACGCGATTTCGCACGCTCTACCCCTTCGCGGCAAAGCGCTTTCAGGCGGAAGGGCAAAGCCTGATTGGCGCGCTCCGCGACGAGGTGGGCATGCCGGGG from Pirellulales bacterium encodes the following:
- a CDS encoding MerR family transcriptional regulator produces the protein MIVKPESALLNVGSYPIDDAARLLGVPRATVRRWLQLLIDDRSSPAQNRTVSFAELLALHIVKLFRDAGVPLSIVKRLSQAAGTRFRTLYPFAAKRFQAEGQSLIGALRDEVGMPGAGNDWSRCEKAFAERVLPFLEGVDFEGPRGAARYWPLGRAGRIVLDPERKFGAPIDDESGVPVKAIFAAVVAGGGQEPQTVAEWLDVSLESVRAAVTFVRRFGS